A genome region from Hippopotamus amphibius kiboko isolate mHipAmp2 chromosome 1, mHipAmp2.hap2, whole genome shotgun sequence includes the following:
- the C1H1orf122 gene encoding uncharacterized protein C1orf122 homolog isoform X2, with protein MLRQLGRRRPEPAGGGNVSAKPGAPSQPAVSTRGGFPKDAGDGATEP; from the exons ATGCTGCGGCAGCTGGGCCGCCGGCGCCCGGAGCCGGCTGGTGGCGGG AACGTCTCAGCCAAACCTGGAGCGCCCTCCCAGCCAGCTGTCTCCACCAGAGGTGGCTTTCCAAAGGATGCTGGCGATGGAGCTACGGAGCCCTGA
- the C1H1orf122 gene encoding uncharacterized protein C1orf122 homolog isoform X1, producing the protein MEWGPGSDWSRGEAAGVDRGKAGLGLGGRPPPQPPRDERAQQLLDAVEQRQRQLLDTIAACEEMLRQLGRRRPEPAGGGNVSAKPGAPSQPAVSTRGGFPKDAGDGATEP; encoded by the exons ATGGAATGGGGCCCGGGCTCAGACTGGTCACGGGG GGAGGCTGCCGGCGTGGACCGTGGGAAGGCGGGGCTGGGGCTCGGCGGGAGGCCACCCCCGCAGCCGCCCCGGGATGAGCGCGCCCAGCAGCTGCTGGACGCAGTGGAGCAGCGGCAGCGGCAGCTCCTGGACACCATCGCCGCCTGCGAGGAGATGCTGCGGCAGCTGGGCCGCCGGCGCCCGGAGCCGGCTGGTGGCGGG AACGTCTCAGCCAAACCTGGAGCGCCCTCCCAGCCAGCTGTCTCCACCAGAGGTGGCTTTCCAAAGGATGCTGGCGATGGAGCTACGGAGCCCTGA